A single region of the Procambarus clarkii isolate CNS0578487 chromosome 81, FALCON_Pclarkii_2.0, whole genome shotgun sequence genome encodes:
- the LOC123773070 gene encoding trichohyalin-like gives MITTYKILRGMDKVDKDSLFKLKESKTREHKMNRETQLSLRKPTRAEDTAAHKSRGYSSHKSRGYSKSRGYSKSRGYSSHKSRRYSSHKSRGYISPQDQRIQQPQEPRIQQPQEPRIQQPQEPRIHQPTRPEDTAAYKSRGYSSHKSRGYISPQDQRIQQPQDPRIQQPTRAEDTAATRAEDTAATRAEDTAAHKSRGYSSHKSRGYSSHKSRGYNSHKSRGYSSHKSRGYSSHKSRGYNSPQEPRIQQPQEQRMQQEPRMQQPTRAEVTAGHKSRGYSSPQEPRLQQPQEPRLQQAHKSREYSSHKSRGYSSHKSRGYTNHKSRGYSSHKSRGYSSHKSRGYNSPQEPRIQQPQEQRIQQEPRMQQPTRTEATAGHKSRGYSSPQEPRIQQEPRIQQPQEQRIQQEPRMQQPTRAEATAGHKSRGYSSPQEPRLQQPQEPRLQQAHKSRGYSRPQEPRIQQPQEPRIQQPQEPRIQQPQEPRMQQPQEPRIQQEPRLQQPQEPRLQQATRAEDTAATRAEDTARAEDTATTRAEDTARAEDAAAHKSRGYSRPQEPRIQQPTRAEATAATRAEATAGPQEPRIQQATRAEDTAATRAEDTAATRAEDTARAEDTAATRAEDTAATRAEDTAATRAEDTAATRAEDTARAEATAAHKSREYSKSRGYSSHKSRGYSRPQEQRIQQLQEPRIQQPTRAEDTPATRAEDTAHKSRGYSRPQEPRLQQATRAEDTAATRTEDTARAEATAATRAEATAGHKSRGYSRPQEPRIQQPQEPRIQQEPRLQQPQEPRIHQPTRAEDTAAHKSRGYSKSRGCSKSRGYSSPQELRIQQPQEPRIQQPQEPRIQQARRTEDTAATRTEDIARAEATAATRAEDSPAHKSPGYSSPQKPRIQQEPRIQQPQEPRIQQEPRLQQPTRAEDTAATRAEDTAATRAEDTAATRAEATAATRGEDTAAHKSRGYSRPQEPRIQQPQEPRIQQPQEPRIQQEPRTQAATRAEDTAATRAEDTARAEDTVATRAEATAATRAEATAAHKSRGYSSHKSRGYSRPQEPTIQQPHEPRIQQELRLQQPEEPGLQQATTAEATAAHKSPPSTKSGGAPKRAGRAGKGRGHRQEPPTGLRPPLPPQTGFAGVTLHQKRFPASGIIGERYRSWQTFRGKLSEWKTLGGEAGWLGAVRTFGCRGYDDVRLSPLETANASSRY, from the coding sequence CCCACAAGAGCCGAGGATACAGCAGCCCACAAAAGCCGAGGATACAGCAGCCACAAGAGCCGAGGATACAGCAAGAGCCGAGGATACAGCAAGAGCCGAGGATACAGCAGCCACAAGAGCCGAAGATACAGCAGCCACAAGAGCCGAGGATACATCAGCCCACAAGACCAGAGGATACAGCAGCCACAAGAGCCGAGGATACAGCAGCCACAAGAGCCGAGGATACAGCAGCCACAAGAGCCGAGGATACATCAGCCCACAAGACCAGAGGATACAGCAGCCTACAAGAGCCGAGGATACAGCAGCCACAAGAGCCGAGGATACATCAGCCCACAAGACCAGAGGATACAGCAGCCACAAGATCCGAGGATACAGCAACCCACAAGAGCCGAGGATACAGCAGCCACAAGAGCCGAGGATACAGCAGCCACAAGAGCCGAGGATACAGCAGCCCACAAGAGCCGAGGATACAGCAGCCACAAGAGCCGAGGATACAGCAGCCACAAGAGCCGAGGATACAACAGTCACAAGAGCCGAGGATACAGCAGCCACAAGAGCCGAGGATACAGCAGCCACAAGAGCCGAGGATACAACAGCCCACAAGAGCCGAGGATACAGCAGCCACAAGAGCAGAGGATGCAGCAAGAGCCGAGGATGCAGCAGCCCACAAGAGCCGAGGTTACAGCAGGCCACAAGAGCCGAGGATACAGCAGCCCACAAGAGCCGAGGCTACAGCAGCCACAAGAGCCGAGGCTACAGCAGGCCCACAAGAGCCGAGAATACAGCAGCCACAAGAGCCGAGGATACAGCAGCCACAAGAGCCGAGGATACACCAACCACAAGAGCCGAGGATACAGCAGCCACAAGAGCCGAGGATACAGCAGCCACAAGAGCCGAGGATACAACAGCCCACAAGAGCCGAGGATACAGCAGCCACAAGAGCAGAGGATACAGCAAGAGCCGAGGATGCAGCAGCCCACAAGAACCGAGGCTACAGCAGGCCACAAGAGCCGAGGATACAGCAGCCCACAAGAGCCGAGGATACAGCAAGAGCCGAGGATACAGCAACCACAAGAGCAGAGGATACAGCAAGAGCCGAGGATGCAGCAGCCCACAAGAGCCGAGGCTACAGCAGGCCACAAGAGCCGAGGATACAGCAGCCCACAAGAGCCGAGGCTACAGCAGCCACAAGAGCCGAGGCTACAGCAGGCCCACAAGAGCCGAGGATACAGCAGGCCACAAGAGCCGAGGATACAGCAGCCACAAGAGCCGAGGATACAGCAGCCACAAGAGCCGAGGATACAGCAGCCACAAGAGCCGAGGATGCAGCAGCCACAAGAGCCGAGGATACAGCAAGAGCCGAGGCTACAGCAGCCACAAGAGCCGAGGCTACAGCAGGCCACAAGAGCCGAGGATACAGCAGCTACAAGAGCCGAGGATACAGCAAGAGCCGAGGATACAGCAACCACAAGAGCAGAGGATACAGCAAGAGCCGAGGATGCAGCAGCCCACAAGAGCCGAGGCTACAGCAGGCCACAAGAGCCGAGGATACAGCAGCCCACAAGAGCCGAGGCTACAGCAGCCACAAGAGCCGAGGCTACAGCAGGCCCACAAGAGCCGAGGATACAGCAGGCCACAAGAGCCGAGGATACAGCAGCCACAAGAGCCGAGGATACAGCAGCCACAAGAGCCGAGGATACAGCAAGAGCCGAGGACACAGCAGCCACAAGAGCCGAGGACACAGCAGCCACAAGAGCCGAGGATACAGCAGCCACAAGAGCCGAGGATACAGCAGCCACAAGAGCCGAGGATACAGCAAGAGCCGAGGCTACAGCAGCCCACAAAAGCCGAGAATACAGCAAGAGCCGAGGCTACAGCAGCCACAAGAGCCGAGGCTACAGCAGGCCACAAGAGCAGAGGATACAGCAGCTACAAGAGCCGAGGATACAGCAGCCCACAAGAGCCGAGGATACACCAGCCACAAGAGCCGAGGATACAGCCCACAAGAGCCGAGGCTACAGCAGGCCACAAGAGCCGAGGCTACAGCAGGCCACAAGAGCCGAGGATACAGCAGCCACAAGAACCGAGGATACAGCAAGAGCCGAGGCTACAGCAGCCACAAGAGCCGAAGCTACAGCAGGCCACAAGAGCCGAGGctacagcaggccacaagaaCCGAGGATACAGCAGCCACAAGAACCGAGGATACAGCAAGAGCCGAGGCTACAGCAGCCACAAGAGCCGAGGATACACCAGCCCACAAGAGCCGAGGATACAGCAGCCCACAAAAGCCGAGGATACAGCAAGAGCCGAGGATGCAGCAAGAGCCGAGGCTACAGCAGCCCACAAGAGCTGAGGATACAGCAGCCACAAGAGCCGAGGATACAGCAGCCACAAGAGCCGAGGATACAGCAGGCCAGAAGAACCGAGGATACAGCAGCCACAAGAACCGAGGATATAGCAAGAGCCGAGGCTACAGCAGCCACAAGAGCCGAGGATTCACCAGCCCACAAGAGCCCAGGATACAGTAGCCCACAAAAGCCGAGGATACAGCAAGAGCCGAGGATACAGCAGCCACAAGAGCCAAGGATACAGCAAGAGCCAAGGCTACAGCAGCCCACAAGAGCCGAGGATACAGCAGCCACAAGAGCCGAGGATACAGCAGCCACAAGAGCCGAGGATACAGCAGCCACAAGAGCCGAGGCTACAGCAGCCACAAGAGGCGAGGATACAGCAGCCCACAAGAGCCGAGGATACAGCAGGCCACAAGAGCCGAGGATACAGCAGCCACAAGAGCCGAGGATACAGCAGCCACAAGAGCCGAGGATACAGCAAGAACCGAGGACACAAGCAGCCACAAGAGCCGAGGACACAGCAGCCACAAGAGCTGAGGATACAGCAAGAGCCGAGGATACAGTAGCCACAAGAGCCGAGGCTACAGCAGCCACAAGAGCCGAGGCTACAGCAGCCCACAAGAGCCGAGGATACAGCAGCCACAAGAGCCGAGGCTACAGCAGGCCACAAGAGCCGACGATACAACAGCCACATGAACCGAGGATACAGCAAGAGCTGAGGCTACAGCAGCCAGAAGAGCCGGGGCTACAGCAGGCCACAACAGCCGAGGCTACAGCAGCCCACAAGAGCCCTCCCAGCACCAAGAGTGGAGGCGCCCCCAAGCGGGCAGGGAGGGCAGGCAAGGGAAGAGGTCACCGCCAGGAGCCGCCCACGGGTCTCCGTCCACCTCTCCCGCCTCAGACTGGCTTTGCAGGAGTCACGCTGCATCAAAAACGTTTTCCAGCATCAGGGATAATCGGCGAGCGCTATCGTAGCTGGCAAACATTTCGCGGAAAATTGAGCGAATGGAAAACGTTGGGTGGCGAGGCGGGCTGGCTAGGGGCTGTAAGAACGTTTGGTTGCCGAGGGTACGATGATGTACGGCTCTCACCCTTGGAAACTGCCAACGCCTCAAGTCGATATTAA
- the LOC123773071 gene encoding skin secretory protein xP2-like, translating into MHKASPSRLQHQTTSPSRLQHQTTSPSRLQLQTTSPSRLQHQTTSPSRLQHQTTSPSRLQLQTTSPSRLQHKHLTLKAPAPHNLTLKAPAPDNLTLKAPAPDNLTLKAPAQTPHPQGSSTRQPHPQGSSTRQPHPQGSSTRQPHPQGSSSRQPHPQGSSTNTSPSRLQHHTTSPSRLQHKHLTLKAPAPDNLTLKAPAPDNLTLKAPAPDNLTLKAPAPDNLTLKAPAPDNLTLKAPAPDNLTLKAPAPDNLTLKAPAQTPHPQGSSTRQPHPQGSSTRQPHPQGSSTRQPHPQGSSTRQPHPQGSSTRQPHPQGSSSRQPHPQGSSTNTSPSRLQHHTTSPSRLQHQTTSPSRLQHQTTSPSRLQHKHLTLKAPAPDNLTLKAPAPDNLTLKAPAQTPQPQGSSTRQPHPQGSMLRPAWASNRVLSVNVFYNLLFLILPQVDKSFQELVVASSSAKNKVGINYMQLHLHQNI; encoded by the coding sequence ATGCATAAAGCCTCACCCTCAAGGCTCCAGCACCAGACAACCTCACCCTCAAGGCTCCAGCACCAGACAACCTCACCCTCAAGGCTCCAGCTCCAGACAACCTCACCCTCAAGGCTCCAGCACCAGACAACCTCACCCTCAAGGCTCCAGCACCAGACAACCTCACCCTCAAGGCTCCAGCTCCAGACAACCTCACCCTCAAGGCTCCAGCACAAACACCTCACCCTCAAggctccagcaccacacaacctcaccctcAAGGCTCCAGCACCAGACAACCTCACCCTCAAGGCTCCAGCACCAGACAACCTCACCCTCAAGGCTCCAGCACAAACACCTCACCCTCAAGGCTCCAGCACCAGACAACCTCACCCTCAAGGCTCCAGCACCAGACAACCTCACCCTCAAGGCTCCAGCACCAGACAACCTCACCCTCAAGGCTCCAGCTCCAGACAACCTCACCCTCAAGGCTCCAGCACAAACACCTCACCCTCAAggctccagcaccacacaacctcaccctcAAGGCTCCAGCACAAACACCTCACCCTCAAGGCTCCAGCACCAGACAACCTCACCCTCAAGGCTCCAGCACCAGACAACCTCACCCTCAAGGCTCCAGCACCAGACAACCTCACCCTCAAGGCTCCAGCACCAGACAACCTCACCCTCAAGGCTCCAGCACCAGACAACCTCACCCTCAAGGCTCCAGCACCAGACAACCTCACCCTCAAGGCTCCAGCTCCAGACAACCTCACCCTCAAGGCTCCAGCACAAACACCTCACCCTCAAGGCTCCAGCACCAGACAACCTCACCCTCAAGGCTCCAGCACCAGACAACCTCACCCTCAAGGCTCCAGCACCAGACAACCTCACCCTCAAGGCTCCAGCACCAGACAACCTCACCCTCAAGGCTCCAGCACCAGACAACCTCACCCTCAAGGCTCCAGCTCCAGACAACCTCACCCTCAAGGCTCCAGCACAAACACCTCACCCTCAAggctccagcaccacacaacctcaccctcAAGGCTCCAGCACCAGACAACCTCACCCTCAAGGCTCCAGCACCAGACAACCTCACCCTCAAGGCTCCAGCACAAACACCTCACCCTCAAGGCTCCAGCACCAGACAACCTCACCCTCAAGGCTCCAGCTCCAGACAACCTCACCCTCAAGGCTCCAGCACAAACACCTCAACCTCAAGGCTCCAGCACCAGACAACCTCACCCTCAAGGCTCCATGTTACGGCCAGCctgggccagtaaccgggttctttcggTTAATGTGTTTTATAATCTCTTATTCTTGATTTTACCCCAAGTTGATAAAAGTTTTCAAGAACTGGTTGTGGCAAGTAGTAGTGCAAAGAATAAAGTGGGGATAAACTATatgcaattacaccttcaccaaaatatataa